A window from Cryptomeria japonica chromosome 1, Sugi_1.0, whole genome shotgun sequence encodes these proteins:
- the LOC131034135 gene encoding aldehyde oxidase GLOX1-like, which translates to MENMPSPRVLSDMLILPNGEILIINGAKQGTAGWELGRDPALAPFRYKPNSVPDYRFSTLAPSTIPRMYHSSASVLPDGWILVGGSNPHVGYVLSGIPYPTELRLEAYSPYYLNSSYVVYRPTIVALSSSSLMYGQKFTLQFTIFSYTAYNIAFHLYAPSFTTLSFSMNQRLVILAANSSKSMGGNYFTEVTAPPNSVTAPAGYYMLFVVNNGIPSVAKWIHLS; encoded by the coding sequence ATGGAGAACATGCCCAGTCCAAGGGTTTTGAGCGACATGCTCATTCTTCCCAATGGAGAGATTCTCATTATAAATGGGGCAAAACAAGGAACCGCCGGGTGGGAACTGGGAAGGGATCCAGCTCTAGCTCCGTTCCGCTATAAACCCAATTCTGTTCCCGATTATCGATTCTCCACTTTGGCGCCCTCCACCATTCCAAGAATGTATCATTCAAGTGCAAGTGTTTTGCCTGATGGATGGATTTTGGTCGGCGGATCCAATCCCCACGTTGGGTACGTTTTGTCTGGAATTCCTTATCCGACAGAGCTCCGTTTGGAAGCATACAGTCCTTATTATTTGAATAGTTCTTATGTGGTCTACAGGCCTACTATAGTCGCCTTATCTTCTTCTTCACTAATGTATGGCCAAAAGTTCACTCTGCAGTTCACTATTTTCAGTTACACTGCCTACAATATTGCGTTCCATTTGTACGCGCCTTCTTTCACAACTCTTTCGTTTTCAATGAACCAGAGGCTGGTGATTCTAGCTGCAAATTCTTCGAAATCAATGGGAGGAAACTACTTTACAGAGGTGACAGCACCTCCAAATTCCGTGACGGCCCCAGCAGGGTACTACATGCTTTTTGTGGTTAATAACGGAATTCCAAGCGTGGCGAAGTGGATTCATTTGTCTTAG